A single window of Granulicella mallensis MP5ACTX8 DNA harbors:
- a CDS encoding GH1 family beta-glucosidase has product MFNNISRRTLARILGGSAAALSLPRVGFATEGAPAPSTHSAGTTRTFPSDFLWGSATASYQVEGAVHEAGRGPSIWDTFSHTPGKTHNGDTGDVADDFFHRYKEDIQIMKGLGLKTFRFSVSWSRIFPTGTGSPNPQGLDFYHHLADALLEAGIQPFCTLYHWDLPQTLQDKGGWENHDTSKAFADYAGYTAGKLSDNVHHFMTMNEMRTFVDVGNREGRHAPGLKLDDKRLAQLNHHVVLGHGLAVRAIRATVKPGTKVGLAENISATTPVVESPEHIEAAHKALREENASFLTVVQEGRYTDLYLKRLGGNAPKFTAEEMEIIRSPLDFVGINIYQPMYVRADSSEKGYAVVPPPSSYPHMFSPWLNVGPEGIYWGPKLVHEVWKVKEMYITENGASSSDHLTPEGKVYDTDRVMFLRNYLTQLQRGVSEGVPVKGYFLWSLLDNYEWADGYEKRFGIIYVDFATQQRTPKLSAEFYKQVIAKNAVS; this is encoded by the coding sequence GTGTTCAATAACATCTCTCGCCGCACCCTTGCCCGCATCCTGGGCGGTTCCGCCGCAGCCCTCTCCTTACCTCGTGTTGGATTCGCAACCGAAGGCGCCCCAGCCCCCTCAACGCACTCCGCCGGGACGACCCGAACCTTTCCCAGCGACTTTCTCTGGGGTTCGGCAACCGCCTCCTACCAGGTAGAAGGCGCAGTCCACGAAGCTGGCCGCGGGCCCTCCATCTGGGACACCTTTTCGCACACTCCGGGCAAGACCCACAACGGAGATACCGGCGATGTCGCCGACGATTTTTTCCACCGCTACAAGGAAGATATCCAGATCATGAAGGGTCTGGGGCTTAAGACCTTCCGCTTCTCGGTCTCCTGGTCGCGCATCTTCCCCACCGGCACCGGCTCCCCTAATCCGCAGGGGTTGGACTTCTACCATCACCTGGCCGACGCTCTTCTCGAAGCCGGAATTCAGCCCTTCTGCACGCTCTATCACTGGGACCTCCCCCAGACGCTGCAAGACAAAGGCGGCTGGGAGAACCATGACACCTCCAAGGCCTTTGCCGACTACGCCGGCTACACCGCAGGCAAGCTCTCGGATAATGTCCACCACTTCATGACCATGAACGAGATGCGCACCTTCGTCGACGTAGGCAACAGGGAAGGCAGGCACGCGCCCGGTCTCAAGCTCGACGACAAGCGTCTCGCGCAGTTGAACCACCACGTCGTGCTGGGCCATGGCCTGGCCGTGCGAGCGATTCGCGCGACGGTCAAGCCCGGCACCAAGGTCGGCCTCGCCGAGAATATCTCCGCGACGACGCCGGTCGTCGAATCGCCGGAACACATCGAAGCCGCACACAAGGCCCTGCGCGAAGAGAATGCTTCGTTCCTCACCGTGGTACAGGAGGGACGCTACACGGACCTTTACCTCAAGCGCCTTGGAGGAAACGCTCCCAAGTTCACCGCGGAAGAGATGGAGATCATTCGCAGCCCGCTGGATTTCGTGGGCATCAACATCTATCAGCCCATGTATGTTCGTGCGGACAGCTCAGAGAAGGGCTACGCCGTCGTGCCTCCTCCCAGCTCTTATCCCCACATGTTCAGCCCCTGGCTCAACGTCGGCCCTGAGGGCATCTACTGGGGACCGAAGCTGGTCCACGAGGTCTGGAAGGTGAAGGAGATGTACATCACCGAGAACGGCGCCTCGTCGAGCGACCACCTCACACCTGAGGGCAAGGTCTACGACACGGACCGCGTCATGTTCCTGCGTAACTACCTCACCCAGCTTCAGCGCGGAGTCTCGGAGGGCGTGCCGGTCAAAGGCTACTTCCTCTGGAGCCTGCTGGATAACTACGAGTGGGCCGATGGATACGAGAAGCGCTTCGGCATCATCTATGTCGATTTCGCCACGCAGCAGCGGACGCCTAAGTTAAGCGCGGAGTTCTATAAGCAGGTAATAGCGAAGAACGCTGTTTCCTAA
- a CDS encoding TonB-dependent receptor, whose amino-acid sequence MIENTTFTQRRTGQCENFHRQAGRLLILLTILIGGLFFGSGAAHAQLTTADILGTVTDSTGAVIPNANVTLLNLDTNSQRTDVTNTSGDFQFTLLPVGRYSVTVKLSGFKTSTTSNLAVEAGDRARADVRLLTGGTTETVTVEAQTPLLQADSATVSSTVTAKAVQDLPLNGRNFVQLVDLVPGANEGAGNGLGSGGRPDDRRSNADGLSVNGQDEALNNWVVDGVDDNERVIGTIGVKPNVEGIQEITIQTNSYAAEVGRTAGGVINIVTRSGTNHFHGSVYEYFRNDIFDGRNFFQNTGSKPELRQNQYGGSIGGPIFHDRTFFYFDYEGFRQVTGVTYSGTVPTIEEYNDINSIGAGNSPESLLSAANGTAGLPINPITLNYLKLFPAPTNSSLANNYIISPNKTQNSNTYDARVDHRFNDKNLFFGRFAYNKVNTFTPPNFGTVNGLEISGGRYNFDGPATDVAQQYAFGYTHIFSQNLLLDLRAAFSRINNLSLPLNYGLNADQTVGFDASMTAFSPFANSLTPINVGPFGDIGDGAYVPLQDIDNTFQYSGTLSWTKGNHNFKFGAAFLRRQARNVQSASAAGFYQFNLPSDTNSDQRTQQGYQLASTLVGAFNSQTRNFNLNPPDYRSYEPSGFAQDSWKVSPKLTLLLGIRYDVFTPFTEAHNHISNFDFPEALTLSAGNVSSALKIAGVNGVNSQVNIPTDHSNVAPRLGFAYSMTPSLVLRGGYGLSFFPGNYTSNADLKNAPFTSVFSPSCQSTLAVQIEKAQNQFAGQNDDCALQNAPGTINEGLPSPAPPSAAQIANLSTIPGLGFVAEAPNFKSALIQQFNLQVEQQVGANVFTIGYVGNIGQHLPESIDNINQPKPFNPLTNPAGANRPLNATLPNLGGVSFIQSEGVSNYNGLQTSFQRRFTHGLAFDANYTWAKALADISSFSQQGDQGWAHADPTRIRQIEYGKSDTDIQNRFALSLNYELQYGKEFTGIKKALVSGWQTNIITAWQSGKVFSITESGSGLDNPPDCDLQNHCVPHGFNNRAVPQNSGGADRPNQIKDARLSHKTLTQFFDTTAFAPQALGTVGSTQRNSLFGPDFRHVDLSLFKNFPIKGAVNVQFRVETFNISNTPNFFIANNNSSNQAFGNAAFGTVTQTDPNYTPRQYQFALKLQF is encoded by the coding sequence ATGATCGAAAATACGACCTTTACGCAACGCCGCACAGGCCAGTGCGAGAACTTCCACCGGCAGGCAGGACGCCTGCTCATCCTTCTTACGATCCTGATCGGCGGATTGTTCTTCGGATCAGGGGCAGCGCATGCCCAGTTGACCACCGCCGACATCCTTGGAACCGTCACCGACAGCACAGGTGCGGTCATTCCCAACGCGAACGTCACGCTGTTGAACCTCGACACTAACAGTCAGCGCACGGACGTGACTAATACGAGCGGCGACTTCCAATTCACCCTGCTTCCGGTCGGCCGCTACTCCGTAACGGTGAAGTTATCCGGCTTCAAGACCTCGACGACGTCGAACCTGGCTGTGGAAGCCGGTGATCGCGCCCGCGCCGACGTCCGTCTATTAACCGGCGGCACAACAGAGACCGTAACCGTGGAGGCCCAGACTCCCCTGCTCCAGGCCGACAGCGCCACCGTCAGTTCGACCGTGACAGCAAAAGCCGTGCAGGATCTGCCCTTGAACGGACGCAACTTCGTTCAGCTCGTAGATCTTGTCCCGGGTGCCAATGAAGGTGCCGGCAACGGTCTCGGCAGTGGTGGCCGCCCGGACGATCGCCGCAGCAATGCCGATGGCCTTTCCGTGAACGGACAGGACGAAGCACTCAACAACTGGGTCGTTGACGGCGTCGACGACAACGAACGCGTGATCGGCACCATCGGCGTCAAGCCGAACGTCGAAGGTATTCAAGAGATCACGATCCAGACCAACAGCTACGCTGCAGAAGTCGGCCGTACGGCAGGCGGCGTTATCAACATCGTCACCCGCTCTGGAACGAACCACTTCCACGGCTCGGTCTACGAATACTTCCGCAACGACATCTTCGATGGCCGCAACTTCTTTCAGAACACCGGAAGCAAGCCCGAACTGCGTCAGAATCAGTATGGCGGCAGCATCGGCGGTCCCATCTTCCACGATAGAACATTCTTCTACTTCGACTATGAAGGATTCCGTCAGGTTACGGGTGTTACCTACTCCGGCACGGTGCCCACGATCGAAGAGTACAACGACATCAATAGCATCGGCGCAGGCAACAGCCCCGAGTCGCTGCTCTCGGCAGCCAACGGAACGGCCGGCCTTCCCATCAATCCGATCACTCTGAACTACCTTAAGCTCTTCCCAGCTCCCACCAACAGCTCACTCGCCAACAACTACATCATCAGCCCCAACAAAACGCAGAACTCCAATACGTACGATGCCCGTGTCGACCATAGGTTCAACGACAAGAACCTGTTCTTCGGGCGCTTTGCGTATAACAAGGTCAATACCTTCACGCCTCCAAACTTTGGAACTGTGAATGGTCTTGAGATCAGCGGCGGCCGGTACAACTTCGATGGTCCGGCAACCGATGTAGCCCAGCAATATGCCTTCGGATACACGCACATCTTTAGCCAGAATCTTCTGCTCGATCTCCGGGCAGCCTTCTCTCGTATCAACAACCTCTCCCTCCCACTCAACTACGGCCTGAATGCCGACCAGACCGTTGGCTTTGATGCGAGCATGACCGCCTTTAGTCCCTTTGCCAACTCCCTGACCCCCATCAACGTCGGCCCCTTCGGCGATATTGGAGACGGCGCCTATGTTCCCCTACAGGACATCGACAACACCTTCCAATACTCCGGCACACTGAGCTGGACCAAAGGAAACCACAACTTCAAGTTCGGCGCGGCCTTCCTTCGCAGACAGGCCCGTAACGTGCAGAGTGCCTCTGCCGCCGGCTTTTACCAGTTCAATCTGCCCAGCGACACCAACTCTGACCAGAGGACGCAGCAGGGCTACCAGCTAGCTTCAACCCTGGTCGGCGCCTTCAACAGCCAGACCCGCAACTTCAACCTGAACCCTCCCGACTACCGCAGCTACGAGCCAAGCGGCTTCGCGCAGGATAGCTGGAAGGTGAGCCCGAAGCTGACGCTGCTCCTTGGCATTCGCTACGACGTCTTTACTCCCTTTACCGAAGCGCATAACCATATCTCGAACTTCGACTTCCCGGAGGCGCTCACCCTGAGCGCCGGAAACGTATCCAGTGCCTTGAAGATCGCCGGTGTCAATGGCGTCAACTCCCAGGTAAATATTCCGACCGATCACTCCAACGTTGCTCCTCGCCTCGGCTTCGCTTATTCCATGACGCCTTCACTCGTCCTTCGCGGAGGCTACGGTCTCAGCTTCTTCCCCGGCAACTACACCTCGAACGCCGATCTGAAGAACGCCCCGTTCACCTCCGTCTTCAGCCCCTCCTGCCAGTCCACCCTCGCCGTCCAGATCGAAAAGGCCCAGAATCAATTTGCCGGTCAAAACGACGATTGCGCACTTCAAAACGCGCCTGGAACCATCAATGAGGGTTTGCCGTCTCCCGCACCTCCCTCAGCAGCCCAGATCGCGAACCTGTCCACGATTCCCGGTCTCGGGTTCGTAGCCGAAGCCCCCAACTTCAAATCGGCTCTCATCCAGCAGTTCAATCTGCAGGTTGAGCAGCAGGTTGGCGCCAATGTCTTCACCATCGGCTATGTCGGCAACATCGGCCAGCACCTGCCGGAGTCGATCGACAACATCAACCAGCCCAAGCCCTTCAACCCCCTCACCAATCCAGCCGGGGCAAATCGTCCGCTGAATGCTACGCTTCCCAATCTGGGCGGTGTGAGCTTTATCCAAAGCGAGGGTGTCTCAAACTACAACGGCCTGCAGACCTCCTTCCAGCGCCGCTTTACCCACGGACTGGCCTTCGATGCAAACTACACCTGGGCCAAGGCTCTGGCCGACATCAGCAGCTTCTCCCAGCAAGGCGACCAGGGTTGGGCTCATGCTGACCCGACCCGCATTCGCCAGATCGAGTACGGCAAATCGGATACCGATATCCAAAACCGCTTCGCCCTCTCGCTCAACTATGAACTGCAGTACGGAAAGGAATTCACCGGCATCAAGAAGGCCCTTGTCTCCGGCTGGCAGACCAATATCATCACGGCATGGCAGAGCGGAAAGGTCTTCTCGATCACCGAATCCGGCAGCGGCCTCGACAATCCTCCGGACTGCGACCTCCAAAACCACTGCGTACCGCACGGCTTCAACAACCGCGCTGTCCCGCAAAACAGCGGTGGAGCGGATCGTCCCAACCAGATCAAGGATGCCCGTCTGAGCCACAAGACCCTGACGCAGTTCTTCGACACGACAGCCTTCGCTCCTCAAGCCCTCGGAACCGTTGGAAGCACGCAGCGCAACTCGCTGTTTGGTCCCGACTTCCGCCACGTAGACCTCTCACTCTTCAAAAACTTTCCGATCAAGGGAGCTGTGAACGTGCAGTTCCGTGTCGAAACCTTCAACATCTCCAACACGCCGAACTTCTTTATCGCGAATAACAACAGTTCTAACCAGGCCTTTGGCAATGCGGCCTTCGGTACCGTTACGCAAACCGATCCGAACTACACCCCCCGGCAGTATCAGTTCGCTTTGAAACTACAGTTCTAA
- a CDS encoding LysR family transcriptional regulator, translating to MEIKHLRSFLAVAQALSFTAAARKLHLSQPALSAQIQALEADVGVALLERTRRSVRLTPSGEFFLRDAEAILKMAEEARANAQRVAAGQAGHLKIGFVASAALEIVPSIVLAFRRSHPRVTLDLLNIRTTDQIALLEERKLDAGFLRLPAGSKGLSITRIHRERFVLVVPKGHRLANSRPFTLKELEHEPFVAYARKWAPGFYDHWIGMFIAAGFSPRVVFEAGEMETMLAMVGAGGGIAVAPQGLVRRQVRSLVVRSLPQKAPLSEIGLAMRSGNTDPLAEELLRIAIKLDKKSASGR from the coding sequence ATGGAGATCAAACATCTACGCTCATTTCTGGCCGTGGCGCAGGCGCTCAGCTTTACTGCTGCCGCGCGCAAGCTGCATCTGTCGCAGCCCGCGCTGAGTGCGCAGATCCAGGCTCTGGAGGCAGACGTTGGCGTGGCGTTGCTGGAACGCACGCGCCGCAGCGTGCGCCTGACTCCCTCCGGTGAGTTCTTCCTGCGCGATGCCGAAGCCATTCTGAAGATGGCGGAGGAGGCTCGCGCCAATGCCCAGCGCGTTGCCGCAGGTCAGGCCGGGCATCTGAAGATTGGGTTTGTCGCGTCGGCTGCGCTGGAGATCGTTCCTTCCATCGTGTTGGCCTTTCGGCGCAGCCATCCGCGCGTCACGCTCGACCTGCTGAACATTCGCACTACGGACCAGATCGCACTGCTCGAAGAGCGCAAGCTGGACGCAGGCTTCCTTCGTCTGCCCGCCGGCAGCAAGGGTCTCAGCATCACGCGCATTCACCGGGAGAGATTTGTGCTCGTCGTGCCGAAGGGCCATCGACTGGCAAACAGCAGGCCGTTCACGCTGAAGGAGCTGGAGCACGAACCCTTCGTCGCCTATGCCCGCAAGTGGGCGCCGGGGTTTTACGATCACTGGATAGGCATGTTCATCGCCGCAGGCTTCAGCCCCAGGGTCGTCTTCGAGGCGGGAGAGATGGAGACGATGCTGGCGATGGTCGGCGCGGGAGGCGGGATCGCCGTGGCTCCGCAGGGGCTGGTGCGACGCCAGGTGCGCAGCCTCGTCGTTCGTTCTCTGCCGCAGAAGGCCCCGCTCTCTGAGATCGGTCTGGCGATGCGTTCAGGCAACACCGATCCGCTCGCAGAGGAGCTGCTCCGCATCGCTATCAAACTCGATAAAAAGAGCGCCAGCGGCAGGTAG
- a CDS encoding cupin domain-containing protein: MQNETVAMKEKEPVSRRSFLGSAAAAISAGAVISAPFAFAQSRSEIFKGEQDHSASNPGPVNKAIAGQNGSSELPPDTDKGDVNPFWYSFDLSHRRVQDGGWTRQVTEKDLPSSRDLAGVNMRLTAGGYRELHWHTANEWAFMIYGNARVTVLNPDGTIFINDVTEGDLWYFPAGFPHSIQGLGPDGCEFLLVFDEGTFSEYQTFLISDWLAHTPPEVISKNFGLPESAVRKLPDDELYIFQGEVPGSLEDDKKAVGGKAVESKIDYTFRMKAMKPTLENASGDVRIVDSSLFTPSKAISGALVRIKPGGMRELHWHPNASEWQYWISGSGRMTVFASSGKARTMNFNPNDVGFVPAVAGHYIENTGTEDLVFLELFRSSYFAEFSLNQWIRRLPLQMAEDHLHLSEGEIEKIPSTKLDVLGR; the protein is encoded by the coding sequence ATGCAAAACGAAACTGTAGCGATGAAAGAAAAAGAGCCCGTTAGCCGCCGTTCTTTTCTGGGCTCCGCAGCCGCCGCCATCAGCGCCGGAGCTGTTATCTCCGCGCCCTTCGCCTTCGCCCAGAGCAGGAGCGAGATCTTCAAGGGCGAACAGGATCATTCCGCCAGCAATCCCGGGCCGGTTAACAAAGCTATCGCCGGACAGAACGGCTCCTCCGAGCTGCCGCCCGACACCGACAAGGGCGACGTCAATCCCTTCTGGTACTCGTTCGATCTCTCGCATCGCCGCGTGCAGGACGGCGGCTGGACGCGCCAGGTAACGGAGAAAGACCTGCCCAGCTCCCGCGACCTCGCGGGTGTGAACATGCGGCTTACAGCCGGCGGCTATCGCGAGCTGCACTGGCACACCGCCAACGAGTGGGCGTTCATGATCTACGGCAACGCGCGCGTTACCGTGCTGAATCCCGACGGGACGATCTTTATCAACGATGTAACGGAAGGCGATCTCTGGTACTTTCCCGCAGGATTTCCACACTCGATCCAGGGCCTCGGGCCCGATGGCTGCGAGTTCCTGCTGGTGTTCGATGAAGGCACATTCTCCGAGTATCAAACCTTCCTGATCTCGGATTGGCTGGCGCATACGCCGCCCGAGGTGATCTCCAAGAACTTCGGTCTGCCGGAGTCCGCGGTGCGCAAGCTGCCGGACGATGAGTTGTACATCTTTCAGGGCGAGGTCCCCGGTTCTCTCGAGGACGATAAGAAGGCAGTGGGCGGCAAGGCTGTGGAGTCGAAGATCGACTACACCTTCCGCATGAAGGCGATGAAGCCCACGCTTGAAAATGCAAGCGGCGACGTAAGGATTGTGGACTCCAGCCTGTTTACGCCCTCGAAGGCGATCTCCGGCGCCCTGGTGCGCATCAAGCCAGGCGGAATGCGCGAACTGCACTGGCACCCGAACGCCTCCGAGTGGCAGTACTGGATTAGCGGCAGCGGCCGGATGACGGTCTTCGCCTCGTCGGGCAAGGCGCGCACGATGAACTTCAATCCGAATGATGTTGGCTTTGTACCGGCGGTGGCAGGCCACTATATCGAGAACACGGGGACGGAGGACCTTGTCTTCCTCGAGCTCTTCAGGAGCAGTTACTTCGCGGAGTTCTCGTTGAACCAGTGGATTCGCCGCCTGCCGCTACAGATGGCGGAGGACCACCTGCACCTGAGCGAAGGGGAGATCGAGAAGATTCCCAGTACGAAGCTCGATGTTTTAGGTAGATAA
- a CDS encoding cation diffusion facilitator family transporter, whose product MPVPAKSGGSMQRILKFSLALTLLYILATLFFGLRAHSLALISEAGHNVSDFLALALSFVAVYLQTRPATDERTFGYQRAGVLAGFVNALSLLVLAVWIAVTALQRFFHPVTVEPHLMMAVAAAGVVMNGAIAALLWKFSGDVNIRSVFLHMLGDTLSTAAVILGGLAILFTHQQWIDPLLSLIIAAMILWSSWGIVRETLHILLEGTPRSLDLGEIRAAMQGVEGVVNVHDLHVWSLTSQSHALSSHVQVIEMQLAESEAVLERINHQLRDHFGIHHSTIQIEVTDCPTVDGCVSPPEPDVIDGHSHHHHGPGGHHHGHEHSHAH is encoded by the coding sequence ATGCCCGTCCCCGCCAAGTCCGGAGGCTCGATGCAGCGCATCCTCAAGTTTTCGCTTGCGCTGACCCTGCTCTATATTCTTGCAACACTGTTCTTCGGCCTGCGTGCGCATTCGCTCGCGCTGATCTCCGAAGCCGGGCACAACGTCTCCGACTTTCTTGCGCTCGCGCTCAGCTTCGTCGCGGTTTATCTGCAGACGCGGCCGGCAACCGATGAGCGTACCTTCGGCTACCAGCGTGCGGGCGTTCTGGCGGGCTTCGTTAACGCGCTCAGCCTCCTGGTGCTCGCCGTCTGGATCGCCGTTACGGCACTGCAGCGATTCTTTCATCCGGTCACCGTGGAGCCGCACCTGATGATGGCCGTCGCCGCTGCCGGCGTCGTCATGAACGGCGCGATCGCCGCGCTGCTCTGGAAGTTCTCCGGCGACGTCAACATCCGCAGCGTCTTCCTGCACATGCTGGGCGACACGCTTTCGACCGCTGCCGTCATTCTCGGCGGCCTGGCCATTCTGTTCACGCATCAGCAGTGGATCGATCCCCTGCTCTCGCTGATCATCGCGGCGATGATCCTGTGGAGCTCGTGGGGCATCGTGCGCGAGACACTGCACATCCTGCTCGAAGGTACGCCGCGCTCGCTCGACCTCGGAGAGATCCGCGCCGCCATGCAGGGTGTGGAGGGCGTCGTGAACGTGCATGATCTGCATGTCTGGAGTTTGACCTCGCAGTCGCATGCGCTCTCCAGCCACGTACAGGTCATCGAGATGCAGCTCGCCGAGAGCGAAGCCGTGCTGGAGCGGATCAATCACCAGCTACGCGATCACTTCGGCATTCATCACTCGACGATCCAGATCGAAGTGACCGACTGCCCCACGGTCGATGGCTGCGTCTCGCCGCCGGAGCCGGATGTGATCGACGGCCACTCGCACCATCATCATGGGCCGGGTGGGCATCATCATGGTCATGAGCATAGTCACGCGCATTGA
- a CDS encoding alpha/beta fold hydrolase produces the protein MRRLFPLALILVATSLAATSPAPAQQVFTLQQILSAPYALALTAAPVGTQFAWIENAEGRRNIWVGGPQAAARQITTYTEDDGQDIDGLAWSPDGTSLAYNRGAENGAGGKPANPAHLQRPTPVEVWVQPLAAGQQPMLLGEGHAPLFSRDGRSVLFLRGGQIWSADLTAPTAAHQLVFDRGSASSLTLSPDGKLLAFVSRRKDHSFIGLFDLGTRTLRFLAPSTGSDLAPSFSPDSRQIAWLRKPFTEVPEFATNRTSAYPWSIQLADGASGEAHTLYSPKPNERGSVLPHLSSGGPHVFWTVGSKLLFFSEADGWVHLYSIQITSKDKSPKLDEHGSQPRLLTPGAFEVEDATLDSGGRTILYTSNATDADRRHLWKIDLVHANAEPMALTHGSGIETHPQMDSTGKIAAIASDARTPSHPVLVATNGTLAALHAGALPQSYPATLVTPQQVLLHSTDGIALHAQLFKPELVSRIGKRPAIVFFHGGPERQMLLGYPAMDYYSNAYAMNQYLVSRGFIVLSVNYRCGIGYGMDFRQCEDSGAAGAKEYNDVLAAAAYLRSRDDVDVKRIGVWGGSYGGYLTALALARNSDLFAAGVDFHGVHDWNLEDDAAKWLRGSNAEKDAISLKARSSSPIAAADQWRSPVLFIHGDDDPEVAYAETPVLADVLRARGVPVEELILPDEVHDFLLHRDWLASYEAAAKFFERTLKPGQ, from the coding sequence ATGCGCCGCTTGTTTCCTCTTGCGTTGATTCTTGTCGCCACAAGCCTGGCCGCCACAAGTCCGGCACCAGCCCAACAAGTCTTTACCCTACAGCAGATTCTCAGCGCGCCCTATGCGCTCGCGCTTACCGCAGCCCCAGTCGGCACGCAATTTGCCTGGATAGAAAACGCCGAAGGACGCCGCAATATCTGGGTAGGCGGACCGCAGGCGGCTGCGCGGCAGATCACGACCTACACCGAGGACGATGGGCAGGACATCGACGGCCTCGCCTGGTCCCCTGACGGCACCAGCCTTGCCTACAACCGCGGCGCGGAGAACGGTGCCGGCGGCAAGCCTGCAAACCCGGCACACCTGCAGAGGCCCACCCCGGTCGAAGTGTGGGTGCAACCGCTCGCCGCAGGGCAGCAGCCCATGCTGCTTGGCGAAGGCCATGCCCCTCTGTTTTCGCGCGATGGGCGAAGCGTATTGTTCCTGCGCGGAGGCCAGATCTGGAGCGCGGATCTCACGGCTCCCACTGCTGCACATCAGCTTGTCTTCGACCGTGGCTCCGCGAGCTCCCTCACGCTCTCCCCGGATGGCAAGCTGCTGGCCTTCGTCAGCCGCCGTAAAGACCACAGCTTTATCGGCCTCTTCGATCTGGGCACGCGCACACTCCGCTTTCTCGCGCCTTCGACCGGCAGCGATCTCGCGCCGAGTTTCTCCCCCGACAGCAGACAGATTGCCTGGCTGCGCAAGCCGTTTACAGAGGTTCCGGAGTTCGCGACCAACCGCACCTCCGCGTATCCCTGGTCAATTCAGCTTGCGGATGGCGCCAGCGGTGAAGCGCATACTCTCTACTCGCCGAAGCCCAACGAGCGCGGGAGTGTTCTGCCTCACCTCTCAAGCGGCGGCCCGCATGTGTTCTGGACTGTAGGTAGCAAGCTGCTCTTCTTCAGTGAAGCGGATGGCTGGGTGCATCTTTACTCGATACAAATTACTAGCAAAGACAAGTCGCCAAAACTTGACGAGCATGGTTCGCAGCCGCGTCTTCTTACTCCTGGAGCCTTCGAGGTGGAAGATGCCACGTTGGATTCTGGTGGACGAACGATCCTCTACACCTCCAACGCCACCGATGCCGATCGCCGTCATCTCTGGAAGATCGATCTTGTTCACGCGAACGCAGAGCCGATGGCGCTTACTCACGGCAGCGGAATTGAGACACATCCTCAGATGGATTCCACCGGCAAAATTGCGGCCATTGCTTCCGATGCGCGTACGCCTTCGCACCCTGTGCTGGTGGCTACGAATGGAACACTTGCGGCGTTACATGCTGGCGCTCTGCCGCAAAGCTATCCGGCTACGTTAGTCACGCCGCAGCAGGTGCTCTTGCACTCGACGGATGGGATTGCTCTCCATGCGCAGTTGTTCAAACCAGAGTTGGTGAGCAGGATAGGCAAACGGCCCGCCATCGTCTTCTTCCACGGCGGCCCTGAGCGGCAGATGCTGCTTGGCTATCCGGCGATGGACTACTACTCCAACGCCTATGCCATGAACCAGTACCTCGTCTCGCGCGGATTCATCGTGCTCTCGGTGAACTATCGCTGCGGCATCGGCTATGGAATGGACTTTCGCCAGTGCGAAGACTCAGGAGCCGCCGGGGCGAAGGAATACAACGACGTGCTCGCTGCCGCTGCCTATCTGCGCTCTCGCGACGATGTCGACGTGAAGCGCATCGGCGTGTGGGGTGGGAGCTATGGCGGCTACCTGACAGCCCTGGCACTGGCGCGTAACTCCGACCTGTTCGCCGCAGGAGTGGACTTTCACGGAGTCCACGACTGGAACCTCGAAGACGACGCTGCCAAGTGGCTGCGCGGATCAAATGCAGAGAAAGATGCGATTTCTCTAAAGGCTCGCAGCAGCTCACCGATTGCGGCGGCGGATCAGTGGCGCTCGCCCGTGCTCTTCATTCATGGGGATGACGACCCCGAAGTCGCCTACGCCGAGACTCCGGTGCTGGCCGATGTCCTGCGCGCTCGCGGTGTGCCTGTCGAAGAGTTGATCCTGCCTGATGAGGTGCATGACTTTCTGTTGCATCGCGACTGGCTCGCGAGCTATGAAGCGGCGGCGAAGTTTTTTGAGCGGACGCTGAAGCCCGGGCAATAG
- a CDS encoding DUF1003 domain-containing protein: MSQSHVQDHIELIAKHEQEFLSQRSRAVRASDAIAGFVGSLSFVVGHLCVFALWIGYNLLPHTRHFDPAPFSLLQTCVAMESILVASFILMRQTRLGRRSDERDHLMLQILMLTEKEITAVLGMDRHIANEMGLSREANTKEVRELSQDTSIEDVAQTIREKLPEK; the protein is encoded by the coding sequence ATGTCGCAGAGCCATGTTCAGGACCACATCGAACTGATCGCGAAACATGAGCAGGAGTTTCTCTCGCAGCGGTCGCGCGCGGTGCGGGCCAGTGACGCCATTGCGGGATTTGTCGGCAGCCTCTCCTTCGTCGTGGGACATCTTTGCGTGTTTGCGTTGTGGATCGGGTACAACCTTCTGCCCCATACCCGGCACTTCGATCCGGCTCCGTTTTCTCTGCTGCAGACGTGTGTTGCGATGGAGTCGATCCTGGTGGCGAGCTTCATCCTGATGCGGCAGACCCGCCTGGGCCGCCGCTCGGATGAGCGCGACCACCTGATGCTGCAGATCCTGATGCTGACCGAGAAGGAGATCACTGCCGTGCTGGGCATGGATCGGCATATCGCCAACGAGATGGGCTTGAGCCGGGAGGCCAATACCAAAGAGGTGCGCGAACTGAGTCAGGACACGTCGATTGAAGATGTGGCGCAGACGATTCGAGAGAAGTTGCCGGAGAAGTGA